The Salvia miltiorrhiza cultivar Shanhuang (shh) chromosome 2, IMPLAD_Smil_shh, whole genome shotgun sequence DNA window GGAAGGCTCACTACAAGACTTGTGGCACTAGGGAATACAAGTGTGATTGTGGTACTATTTTTTCAAGGTATgtctatctatatctatatctatatgttttgatactttttttaattttgtgtggaatgtttaatttttaatcCAAGAAATGGTTCTTGATCATCAAACCCTCGAACGTTTGATCTAGGGCTGGTAATCGGTTCGATAAGAAATTTCATCAAGTTTAATAATTAATCGGAATAAAAACAGACTCGATTAATCGAAAATAACCGATTTGATTAAGGGtatgtttactttgatagaaaatgttagaaaaagtatattttccatcattttcacatgtttcctataatagataattttctccggtcaggctggaaaatttattcggacaaccccttttcactcattttctcacaaatgttggataatattatcctattgggAGGGTGCAAcatttaaattttactatcaaagtaaacacactctAACCGAAAAATCAGTTGTCGGAATAACCAATACCCGTTTACCGTTTAAAAAGCCCTAGTCTAACACTACAAATTTCTAAAACGTACCCCTAATTCATAGAAGGTAGTTTATTTCATAAGTGCACATCATTAGCATATATGATAGTTTGTGATTTTTAAAGTGAAACGGTTTCAACAGGTTGAGTTTTGATGTTTCAAACTTTCAATGGCATTATTAGTTTTCTACTTTTCCTGATTTAAGTTTGATTTTGGAATTATCACTTAGGATTCGTTATATCCGATTAGtgcttataattattttatagttAATAATTGATCATTAGGTTTAATTGTTTCATAATTTTAGGTACGTACATATACAATTTTTCAATCTTCAATTTTTAGCAATAAATAGTAATTAATCAGACCTATATATCATACGTAGTTtaaatctatacctattattAACATGATAAATGGTAATattataaaagtaaatgaaatataaatttacatccaataaaaattatttattaaaataattcctTTTTTACGTGCAAATGTACCTCATCTCTGCTAGTGAAATAGTGCagtcattaaatttaaaatatatcttcctccataattaattaattaatgaacatCTTCTCTTTCTCACATGAGCAGGAGAGACAGCTTCATCACTCACAGAGCCTTCTGCGACGCCCTAGCTGAAGAAACTGCAAGATTCACAGCTGCatcacactcacacacaccaAACCATTTCATCACCTCATCTCTAGGGTTAGGGCAACACCATTTCCCCCCAAACCTACCCCTATGGGTAGCTCATGGCAATCAACAATCCCATGATCACAACTCCATAGCCAAACACCTTCAAGAAATGCATCATCAGTTCACCCTCGACCACCCGCTCGTTCAAAACCCTAATCCGCCGTCTCTGTACCAGACGGCGAATTGGGGTTTCGGGAGAGATCAATTCCCCAACCAAAACCCTATAATGATCCCCATCCTGAAAGAGGTTAGCGTTCCGTCCCTCTTCCACGCTCAGAATCAGAATCAGAGCTGCGCGGCCATCTCTGCAACGGCTTTGCTGCAGAGGGCCGCGCAGATTGGGGCCACGACACGCGATGGGGATGGGGACAAGCTTTGCGGGTTGTACGGTACAACGAGCTCGGGCGGGAGCGGGCTCGGGAGCGACGTGGAGCTCTCGGCGACGTTGGATCATGAGATGGAGATGTACCCGCCTTTGAAACGGTGTCGTAGGCCGGTTGAAGAGGAGATAGGGTTGGGAGAGACGAGGGATTTTCTTGGAGTTGGGAT harbors:
- the LOC131009250 gene encoding zinc finger protein MAGPIE-like isoform X1, coding for MPTEEEAATSITSTQNDAVRGSNPPVPPKKKRNLPGNPGSGVLTKQADPEAEVIALSPKTLMATNRFVCEICGKGFQREQNLQLHKRGHNLPWKLKQRTSKEVRKRVYVCPEKTCVHHHASRALGDLTGIKKHFCRKHGEKKWKCDKCAKHYAVHSDWKAHYKTCGTREYKCDCGTIFSRRDSFITHRAFCDALAEETARFTAASHSHTPNHFITSSLGLGQHHFPPNLPLWVAHGNQQSHDHNSIAKHLQEMHHQFTLDHPLVQNPNPPSLYQTANWGFGRDQFPNQNPIMIPILKEVSVPSLFHAQNQNQSCAAISATALLQRAAQIGATTRDGDGDKLCGLYGTTSSGGSGLGSDVELSATLDHEMEMYPPLKRCRRPVEEEIGLGETRDFLGVGMHTICNPSAINGWI
- the LOC131009250 gene encoding zinc finger protein MAGPIE-like isoform X2 — its product is MPTEEEAATSITSTQNDAVRGSNPPVPPKKKRNLPGNPDPEAEVIALSPKTLMATNRFVCEICGKGFQREQNLQLHKRGHNLPWKLKQRTSKEVRKRVYVCPEKTCVHHHASRALGDLTGIKKHFCRKHGEKKWKCDKCAKHYAVHSDWKAHYKTCGTREYKCDCGTIFSRRDSFITHRAFCDALAEETARFTAASHSHTPNHFITSSLGLGQHHFPPNLPLWVAHGNQQSHDHNSIAKHLQEMHHQFTLDHPLVQNPNPPSLYQTANWGFGRDQFPNQNPIMIPILKEVSVPSLFHAQNQNQSCAAISATALLQRAAQIGATTRDGDGDKLCGLYGTTSSGGSGLGSDVELSATLDHEMEMYPPLKRCRRPVEEEIGLGETRDFLGVGMHTICNPSAINGWI